The Cyprinus carpio isolate SPL01 chromosome A5, ASM1834038v1, whole genome shotgun sequence genome has a segment encoding these proteins:
- the LOC109090662 gene encoding prostaglandin E synthase: MLGSDVLLCFIFYSTLLILKMYIIAIITGQVRLRKKAFANPEDAERHGGEQFCRTDPYVERCRRAHLNDMENIFPFLFLGAIYSMTGPSYAVAQLHFLVFFLGRVLHSVAYLLALKAPTRSFAYVIAQVPCVSMAIQIIMEVASFA, from the exons ATGCTCGGAAGCGATGTGCTTTTGTGCTTCATCTTCTACAGCACGCTCCTAATCTTAAAGATGTACATCATTGCCATCATCACGGGACAAGTGAGACTTAGGAAAAAG GCGTTTGCTAATCCAGAGGACGCTGAGAGACACGGAGGTGAGCAGTTCTGCCGCACTGATCCATATGTGGAACGTTGTAGGAG agcacACCTCAATGACATGGAGAACATTTTCCCCTTTTTATTTCTTGGAGCCATCTACTCCATGACGGGCCCCTCGTATGCAGTAGCACAACTTCATTTTCTGGTCTTTTTCCTGGGTCGAGTTCTTCACAGCGTTGCATACCTGTTGGCACTCAAAGCACCGACACGTTCATTCGCATATGTCATCGCTCAGGTGCCTTGCGTTTCCATGGCAATACAGATTATCATGGAAGTAGCCTCATTCGCATGA